Within Vannielia litorea, the genomic segment CACGCTTATGGACGCGGGCCAGATGGCCGAGCTGGCCGAAGCGGTGGAAACCGTGGTGCCGATGGCGCCGGGTGCGGAGTTCTCGGTCGAGATCGACCCGAACGAGATCGACGAGTCGCGGCTCGATGCCCTGAAGGCTGCCGGAATGACTCGCGCCTCCATCGGCGTGCAGGATTTCGACCCGATGATCCAGAAGGCGATCGGACGGGATCAGAGCTACGAGTTGACCGCCCGCGCGGTTGAAATGATCCGGGCCCGAGGAATCGAGAGCCTGAACGCCGATATCCTCTTCGGGTTGCCGCATCAGACCGAGGCCAGAATGGCGGACTCTGTGCAAAAGCTGCTGTCGCTCTCCCCGGATCGGGTGGCGCTTTACGGCTACGCTCATGTGCCCTGGATGGCCAAGCGCCAGTCTCTCCTGCCGACGGACGCGCTGCCCACGCCGGAGCAGCGGCTGGCGCTCTTCGAGACCGGCCGGAAACTGTTTTGCTGGGACGGCTACCAGGAGATCGGAATCGATCACTTCGCCCGCCCCGATGACGGCCTCGCCCGTGCCCTCGCCGAGGGGCGGCTGCGGCGCAACTTTCAGGGCTACACCGATGATGGCGCGACCGCGCTGGTGGGGCTTGGCGCGTCTTCTATCTCGCGCTTCCCGCAGGGTTACGCCCAGAATGCCTCGGCAACCTCGCTCTACATCCGCGACGTCCGCGCTGGCCAGTTTGCCACCGCACGTGGCCATGTGTTCAGCAAGGAGGATCTGTGGCGCAGCAGGATGATCGAGCAGCTCATGTGCGAGTTCCGTTGCGACGTGGAGCAGATCACCGCCGTTGGCGCGCGGGCCGATTGGGTGCGCAGCGTTCTGGCGGGGCTCGCTGCCCGCTTTGCCGGCGTCGTCGAGCACACTGCAGACAGTCTGGTGATCCCGATCGAGGCGCGCCCGCTGACCCGCGTCATCGCCCGCGGCGTGGATGCCTACGACCTCTCCCGCACCGGACACAGCCCAGCGATCTGACCCGGCTCACGCCTGCGCCGCCCCCGGCAGGTCGAAGGCCGCGTTCATCAGCGTGCGGGTATAGTCGCTCTTCGGCGCGTCAAAGACCTCTGCCGCCGGGCCGGCCTCGACCACATCGCCCTGCTTCATGACCATGACCTTGTGGCTCAGTGCCCGCACCACCCGCAGGTCGTGGCTGATGAAGAGATAGGCCAGCCCGTATTTTTGCTGCAGGTCACGGAGCAGGTCGACGATCTGGACCTGCACGGTCATGTCGAGCGCCGATGTCGGCTCGTCGAGCACCATCAGCCGGGGCCGCAGGATCATGGCGCGCGCAATGGCGATGCGCTGGCGCTGGCCGCCGGAAAACTCGTGCGGGTAGCGGTCCATCACGCTCGGGTCGAGCCCGACTTCGGTGAGCATCTGCGCCACCAGCGCGCGCGGGTCCTGGCCCTTTTCGACGCCGTGCACCCCCAGGCCCTCGGCCACGATCTGCGCCACGGTAAGCCGCGGGGAGAGGCTGCCGAACGGATCCTGGAAGACGATCTGCATGTGTCGGCGCAGCTCGCGCATCCGCCTGGTCTTCCAGCCCTGGATGTCTTCGCCCAGGTAGTAGATCGGCCCCTCCGACTGGATCAGCCGCATGATCGCCAGCGCGAGTGTTGTCTTGCCCGATCCGCTCTCGCCCACGATGCCCAGGGTCTCGCCCGCCCGCACGGACAGGCTCGCGGCGTTGACCGCCTTCACGTGGCCCACGGTGCGTTTCAGCAGCCCGGCCTGGATGGGGAACCAGATGCGCAGGTCTTCGGTGCGCACGATCTCCTCCGCACCCTCGGGCACCGGCGGCGGGGTTCCGCGCGGCGCGGCGCTCAGCAGCTTTCGGGTATAGTCGTGTTGCGGGTTGCCGAAGATCTCGTCTGTCGGCCCGCTCTCCACGATCTCGCCGTCCTTCATCACGCAGACACGGTCGGCGATGGCGCGGACGATGCCGAGGTCGTGGGTGATAAACAGCAGGCTCATCTGGCGCTTCTGCTTCAGCTCCGCCAGCAGATCGAGGATTTGCGCCTGGATCGTGACGTCAAGCGCCGTAGTGGGCTCGTCGGCGATCAGCAGGTCGGGATTGTTGGCCAGCGCCATGGCGATCATCACCCGCTGCCGCTGCCCGCCCGAGAGCTGGTGCGGATAGGCACCCAGCCGGCTTTCGGGGTC encodes:
- the hemN gene encoding oxygen-independent coproporphyrinogen III oxidase, with the protein product MDTTAQLARHGLFDARVPRYTSYPTAPHFAGGVDRDRFVSWLRAIPENGKISLYIHVPFCRRLCWFCACRTQGTTSAEPVRSYLNELKTEIALLGRHLAPGVRLSRMHWGGGTPTLMDAGQMAELAEAVETVVPMAPGAEFSVEIDPNEIDESRLDALKAAGMTRASIGVQDFDPMIQKAIGRDQSYELTARAVEMIRARGIESLNADILFGLPHQTEARMADSVQKLLSLSPDRVALYGYAHVPWMAKRQSLLPTDALPTPEQRLALFETGRKLFCWDGYQEIGIDHFARPDDGLARALAEGRLRRNFQGYTDDGATALVGLGASSISRFPQGYAQNASATSLYIRDVRAGQFATARGHVFSKEDLWRSRMIEQLMCEFRCDVEQITAVGARADWVRSVLAGLAARFAGVVEHTADSLVIPIEARPLTRVIARGVDAYDLSRTGHSPAI
- a CDS encoding ABC transporter ATP-binding protein, with the translated sequence MSAVLQVRGLKVSFRQDGETTHAVRGVDFEVGRGETVALVGESGSGKSVTALSTVSLLGDSARVEGSVRYMGAEMVGADEQKLMEVRGNDISFIFQEPMTSLNPLHTLEKQLAESIELHQGLRGADVRKRIIELLHDVGIHDPESRLGAYPHQLSGGQRQRVMIAMALANNPDLLIADEPTTALDVTIQAQILDLLAELKQKRQMSLLFITHDLGIVRAIADRVCVMKDGEIVESGPTDEIFGNPQHDYTRKLLSAAPRGTPPPVPEGAEEIVRTEDLRIWFPIQAGLLKRTVGHVKAVNAASLSVRAGETLGIVGESGSGKTTLALAIMRLIQSEGPIYYLGEDIQGWKTRRMRELRRHMQIVFQDPFGSLSPRLTVAQIVAEGLGVHGVEKGQDPRALVAQMLTEVGLDPSVMDRYPHEFSGGQRQRIAIARAMILRPRLMVLDEPTSALDMTVQVQIVDLLRDLQQKYGLAYLFISHDLRVVRALSHKVMVMKQGDVVEAGPAAEVFDAPKSDYTRTLMNAAFDLPGAAQA